One segment of Vicia villosa cultivar HV-30 ecotype Madison, WI unplaced genomic scaffold, Vvil1.0 ctg.000168F_1_1, whole genome shotgun sequence DNA contains the following:
- the LOC131624900 gene encoding large ribosomal subunit protein uL13c-like — protein sequence MALLCGSPSVSFPSSSFTSHKIATAKSSFVGSQLPLPTLSLSSSSIRSTHFSPSFVVRSQLENSVVEQDPRFITVEPEPRFQGPDIWNTTWYPKASDHVNTEKTWYIVDAEDKILGRLASTIANYIRGKNLGTFTPSVDMGAFVIVINAEKVAVSGKKRTQKLYRRHSGRPGGMTIETFDQLQKRIPERIIEHAVRGMLPKGRLGRTLFTRLKVYSGPDHPHEAQQPIDLPIRDKRIQLQR from the exons ATGGCTTTACTGTGCGGTTCACCATCGGTTTCCTTCCCTTCATCTTCATTCACGTCTCACAAAATTGCAACCGCTAAATCTTCCTTTGTTGGCTCCCAATTGCCTCTTCCAACCCTCTCATTATCGTCTTCTTCTATTCGTAGCACCCATTTCTCTCCATCTTTCGTTGTTCGTTCTCAACTGGAAAATTCCGTGGTTGAACAAGATCCACGATTCATCACTGTTGAACCTGAGCCCCGATTTCAAGGCCCG GACATTTGGAACACGACGTGGTATCCAAAAGCTTCGGACCATGTCAACACAGAAAAAACATGGTATATTGTTGATGCTGAAGATAAAATTCTAGGAAGACTAGCATCAACAATTGCCAATTACATTCGAGGCAAAAATCTAGGGACTTTTACACCCAGTGTTGACATGGGTGCATTTGTAATTGTG ATAAATGCAGAAAAGGTTgctgtaagtgggaaaaagaggACACAAAAGCTTTATCGGAGGCACTCAGGTCGACCTGGTGGTATGACAATTGAGACATTTGATCAGCTGCAGAAAAGAATTCCTGAAAGAATTATTGAACATGCTGTTCGTGGCATGCTTCCAAAAGGGAGG CTTGGCAGGACTCTATTCACACGGCTGAAGGTTTATAGCGGCCCAGATCATCCACATGAGGCGCAGCAGCCGATTGATTTGCCAATTAGGGATAAGAGAATACAGTTGCAGAGATAA
- the LOC131624908 gene encoding probable leucine-rich repeat receptor-like serine/threonine-protein kinase At3g14840 codes for MTLFFFFPLFLLLPFFFDSFSLGATLQQDEVKALIDIGKTLGKNDWNFSVDPCSGQNNWISSTQLQGSENAVTCNCSFQNNTLCHVVSVVLKAQNLSGTLPPDFVRLPFLQEIDLTLNYLNGTIPKEWATLSLVNISLNGNRLSGSIPREFGNIITLKSLVLESNQLSRNLPPELGSLPRLERLLLSSNNFTGVLPATFANLTALKQFRIGDSQFSGAIPNFIQSWKNLEMLVIRGSGLSGPIPSGISFLKNLTDLVITDLNGSDSPFPQLENMSKLSKLVLRSCYIIGAMPKDLGKLTNLKVIDLSNNKLSGPIPESFGDLHNMYLLFLSGNQLTGSLPDWIDKPDSVDLSYNNFTITNFEQQACQQGTVNLFASYLKGNSLGNISCLENYQCPKTWYSLYINCGGKSVTFGNQTYDDDSNDMGQARYRQIGTNWALITSGHFFDSGRADYYKWSNATKLSVIDDPELYMDARVSPNYLTYYGFCLGNGNYTVNLHFAEIMFSDDKTFSSIGRRVFDIYIQRKLVEKDFDIAKEAGGVGKAVIKSFTAEVTSNALEIRLYWAGKGTTTIPFGSVYGPLISAISVDPDFTPPSENNRSIPVGVVAAIVVAGAIVIIFVIGIIWWKGCLTQKCLGGRGKKSLASQGGLFTLRQIKVATNNFDESFKIGEGGFGPVYKGVLPGGTIVAIKQLSSKSTQGSREFINEIGMISTLQHPNLVKLYGFCMEDDQLLLIYEYMENNSLAHALFAKKEDLENRQSRLDWKTRMRICIGVSKGLAYLHGESKIKIIHRDIKATNVLLDKDLNPKISDFGLAKLNEDDKTHMNTRVAGTYGYMAPEYAMHGYLTEKVDVYSFGIVVLEIVSGTNNTVSHPQEECFSLLDWVHLLKEKDNLMELVDRRLAGDFKKEEVTTMINVALLCTSFSPSLRPSMSSVVSMLEGRTNVQEVVAESIEVLDDKKYKVMQQYYKQRGESSISEAQSIATDESNALIYGTDSSYWEPRNQQNYKTM; via the exons ATGACtttgtttttcttcttccctCTCTTTTTACTCCTTCCTTTCTTCTTTGATTCATTTTCTCTAGGAGCCACTCTTCAGCAAGATGAAG TGAAAGCTTTGATAGACATAGGCAAAACACTTGGGAAGAATGATTGGAACTTCAGCGTAGATCCATGTAGTGGACAGAACAACTGGATATCGTCAACTCAATTACAAGGTTCTGAAAATGCTGTTACCTGCAATTGCTCTTTTCAAAATAACACTCTCTGCCATGTTGTTAGCGT TGTCCTCAAAGCACAAAACCTTTCCGGTACTCTTCCACCTGATTTTGTGAGGTTGCCTTTTCTCCAAGAAAT TGACCTTACACTCAACTATCTTAATGGTACAATTCCTAAAGAATGGGCTACATTAAGTCTTGTAAACAT TTCCTTGAATGGAAATCGTCTATCTGGTTCAATTCCAAGGGAGTTTGGAAACATCATCACTCTTAAAAGCTT GGTATTGGAGTCCAACCAATTATCTAGAAATCTTCCTCCTGAACTCGGGAGTCTTCCCCGGCTTGAAAGACT GCTTCTTTCCTCCAACAACTTCACTGGAGTGTTGCCTGCAACATTTGCAAATCTCACTGCATTGAAGCAATT CCGAATTGGTGACAGTCAATTCTCTGGTGCCATACCCAACTTTATACAGAGCTGGAAAAATCTTGAGATGCT GGTGATCCGAGGGAGTGGTTTGAGCGGGCCAATTCCTTCTGgaatttcatttttgaaaaacCTCACTGACTT GGTTATTACTGACTTGAATGGGTCTGATTCACCATTTCCACAACTTGAAAATATGTCAAAGCTGTCAAAATT AGTGTTGAGAAGTTGCTATATCATTGGAGCAATGCCTAAAGATCTTGGAAAGTTAACTAATCTGAAAGTGAT AGACCTCAGCAACAACAAATTGAGTGGACCGATCCCTGAGAGCTTCGGTGATCTACACAACATGTATTTGCT ATTTTTATCTGGGAATCAGTTGACGGGGTCGCTGCCTGACTGGATAGATAAACCAGACTCTGT AGACTTGTCATATAATAACTTCACTATAACAAACTTTGAGCAGCAGGCTTGTCAACAAGGAACTGT GAACTTGTTTGCATCTTATTTGAAGGGAAACAgctt AGGAAATATTTCATGTTTGGAAAACTATCAATGTCCTAAAA CTTGGTACTCTCTCTATATAAATTGTGGTGGAAAGAGCGTAACATTTGGAAATCAGACATATGATGATGATTCAAATGACATGGGACAAGCAAGGTATCGTCAAATTGGAACAAACTGGGCACTTATAACTTCGGGTCATTTCTTTGATAGCGGCCGCGCTGACTACTACAAATGGTCTAATGCAACAAAGCTTTCTGTCATCGATGATCCTGAACTTTACATGGATGCACGTGTTTCTCCAAATTATCTAACTTATTATGGATTCTGCCTTGGAAATGGAAACTACACTGTGAATCTCCATTTTGCAGAAATAATGTTCAGTGATGATAAAACATTTAGCAGCATTGGAAGACGTGTATTTGACATCTACATCCAG AGAAAGTTAGTGGAGAAGGATTTTGATATTGCAAAAGAGGCAGGTGGAGTTGGTAAGGCAGTCATTAAAAGTTTTACTGCCGAGGTGACTAGTAATGCATTGGAGATCCGCTTATATTGGGCTGGGAAAGGAACAACTACTATCCCATTTGGATCAGTATATGGGCCTCTTATATCAGCTATATCAGTTGATCCTG ACTTTACACCCCCGTCGGAAAATAATAGAAGCATACCTGTAGGAGTTGTGGCTGCCATTGTGGTTGCAGGAGCAATTGTTATCATCTTTGTAATTGGCATAATATGGTGGAAGGGATGTTTAACACAAAAGTGTTTAGGAGGGAGAG GGAAAAAGAGTCTTGCTTCACAAGGTGGCTTATTCACCTTACGGCAAATCAAAGTAGCAACAAACAACTTTGATGAATCCTTCAAGATTGGAGAAGGAGGATTTGGTCCGGTTTACAAG GGTGTTCTTCCGGGTGGCACAATAGTAGCGATTAAGCAACTATCTTCTAAGTCAACACAAGGATCTCGAGAATTTATTAATGAGATAGGCATGATTTCTACGTTACAACACCCTAATCTTGTCAAGCTCTATGGCTTCTGTATGGAGGATGATCAGTTGTTGCTGATATATGAATACATGGAAAACAATAGCCTTGCTCATGCTTTATTTG CCAAGAAAGAAGACCTAGAAAATCGTCAATCAAGATTGGACTGGAAAACCAGGATGAGGATTTGTATTGGTGTATCTAAAGGTTTAGCTTACCTTCACGGAGAGTCGAAAATAAAGATCATTCATAGGGACATCAAGGCCACTAATGTATTGCTAGATAAAGACCTCAACCCCAAGATATCTGATTTTGGTTTGGCAAAGCTCAATGAAGATGACAAAACCCACATGAACACAAGAGTAGCTGGCACTTA TGGATACATGGCTCCTGAGTATGCAATGCATGGTTATTTGACGGAGAAAGTAGATGTTTATAGTTTTGGAATTGTTGTGTTGGAAATTGTTAGTGGAACCAACAACACCGTTAGCCATCCCCAGGAGGAATGCTTCTCTCTTCTTGATTGG GTACACCTCTTGAAGGAAAAAGATAATCTAATGGAGCTCGTTGATCGGAGATTGGCTGGAGACTTCAAGAAAGAGGAGGTAACGACAATGATCAATGTGGCTCTTTTATGCACGAGTTTTTCTCCGTCGCTCAGGCCCTCCATGTCTTCAGTAGTAAGCATGCTTGAAGGAAGAACAAATGTTCAAGAAGTAGTGGCCGAATCAATTGAGGTATTGGATGATAAGAAGTATAAGGTGATGCAACAATACTACAAACAGAGAGGAGAAAGTAGCATAAGTGAAGCTCAAAGCATCGCAACAGATGAATCTAATGCCCTTATTTATGGTACAGATTCTTCATACTGGGAACCAAGAAATCAGCAAAACTATAAAACTATGTAA